The region TACTGAAGATCGTCGAAAAGGCTGTGGCCGAGGCCTACGCCAAGGGCTTCCTGGGCAAGAACATCTTCGGCTCCGGCATCGACTTCGACATCATCACCCAGACCGGCGCAGGCGCGTATGAGGTCGGCGAAGAGTCCGCGCTTATGGAGTCGCTCGAAGGCAAGCGGGGTGTTCCGCGCATCAAGCCTCCCTTCCCTGCTGTGGTCGGGCTGTATGGTGGGCCTACCGTCATCAACAACGCAGAGACGATCGCCTCTGCCCCGCACATCCTGCTGATGGGCGGCGAGGCTTATGCCAAGCTCGGCTCAGAGCGCAACGGCGGCACGCGCCTGTTCGGCATCAGCGGCCATGTGGAGCGCCCCGGCGTCTACGAACTCCCGATGGGCTACAACCTGAAGAAGGCCATTTATGAAGTGGCCGGCGGAGTGAAGGGCGGCAAGAAGCTCAAGGCCGTGGTCCCCGGCGGAAGCTCCTGCCCGGTGTTGACAGCCGATGAGCTGGATGTGGGCCTGGACTTCGACCAGATGGGCAAGGCCGGCACCATGCTCGGGTCCGGTGGCATTGTGGTGCTGGATGAGACAGTGTCCATCGTCGAGTTTGCGCTGCGCGTCATCAGCTTCTACCAGCACGAATCCTGCGGCTGGTGCATCCCCTGCCGCGAAGGCACGGACTGGATCAAGAAGACGCTGGCCCGCGTGTACGCGGGTGGCGGCAGCAAGAAGGACGTGGACAACGTCCAGTACCTCGCCGAAAACATGATGGGCCGGACGTTCTGCCCGTTGGGCGATGCGGCCGCGATGCCGACGCTGGGCTTCGTGAAGAAGTTCCGCAAAGAGTTTGAGGACTACATCGACGGCAACCGCGCCGGTACCCCGGTCATGAGCGAACAGGAACTGGTAGGGGCTGGTCACTAGCTTCAGATCCAGGCGACTGGAGCCAAGGCTCGCCTCCAGTCGCTTCAAGAGCAATGCAGCCGAAGGAATTCATTCATGCCAGACGTAACCTTCACCGTAGACGGACGCCAGCTCACCGCCCCCGCAGGCACGCTCCTTATCGACGCCTGCAAGACCCATGGCATCAACATCCCGGCCTTCTGTTACTACCCCGGCCTCTCGCTCCAGGCTGCCTGCCGCATGTGCGTGGTCCGTATCGAGAAGGTGCCCAAGCTCGCCACGGCCTGCACCACCACCGTTGCGGAAGGCATGGTCGTCGCCACGGAGACGCCAGAGATTGCACAGGCCCGCAAGGCTACGCTGCAGCTCCTGCTCGGCAATCACCCGCTGGACTGCCCTGTCTGCGACGCAGGCGGCGAGTGCGAGCTGCAGGACATGACCTTCAAGTACGGTGCCGCAGACAGCTTTTATGCCGAGCCGAAGAACCATCGCGAAGAGCAGAAGTGGTCCCCCGTCGTCTACTTCGACCGGCCGCGCTGCATCCTCTGCTACCGCTGCGTGCGCATGTGCGGAGAGGGTATGGACGTGTTCGCACTGGGTATTCAGAACCGCGGCTCGTCGTCGATCATCGCGCCCAACTCCCCTGCCTCTGAGAATCCGATGGACAGCCTGCCGCACGTTGACTGCGAGCAGTGCGGTATGTGCATCGACGCCTGCCCGGTGGGAGCCCTCACTTCAGGCACCTATCGCTATAAGACCCGCCCGTGGGAGATGAATCACGTCTCCACCGTCTGCACCCACTGCGGCGACGGCTGCAAGACCACGCTGGGCGTGCGCAGCACCTCCGGCGGCTCTGAGATTGTGCGCGGCGACAACCGCGACAAGTCCGGCATCAACGGCGACTTCCTCTGCAACAAGGGCCGCTACGCCTTCGACTTCGCCAACCACGAAGACCGCATCACCAAGCCGCTGGTGCGCAATGCTGCAGGCAAGCTCGAGCCCGTAACCTGGGAGGCTGCGTTCGACCACATCGGCAAGCGCTTCCGTGAGCTGCGCGATACGAAGGGCGGCGAGAGCATTGGGGTCATCGGCTCCAACCGGCTGACCAACGAGGAGTCTTACCTGCTGCAGAAGTTTGCGCGGACCGTCCTTAAGACCAACAACATTGACCATCACCGCACGGCGGATCATGTGGCGTTCGCGCAGGCGCTCAGCGGCCAGACCGGACGTTCCGCCAGCCTGCACGACACCCTCAGCGCCCCCTCCGTCCTGATCGTTGGCGGCGATCCTACCAACCAGTCCCCCGCCACCGCCTGGAACCTGCGCACCAACGTCCGGAACAACGGGGCGAAGCTGTACGTCGTCAACCATGAAGAGATCAAGCTTCGCCGCCAGGCCAAGGCTTTCGTCCGCCTGGCTCCATTTGGTTACGGCGCACTGGCAGCGTTCCTCGCCGGCGACGACTCCGCCGCGTCCCAGGCTGTGCAGAATACCGAAGCTCTCAGCGGATTCCGTGACACGCTTCGCGGCACCGAGAACCTGCTGATCCTGATCGGCTCAGACCTGCGCGGCGCTGACCTCAGGCGTCTGATCGAGTTTGGTCTTACATTGCCGGGCTCCAAGTTTGCGCTGCTCTCCGATTACGTCAACAGCAAAGGTGCAGCGGACATGGGTCTGCTGCCAGACATGCTCCCCGGCTATACGCCTGTGGGGTCTGAGCACTTCGCGGAATACAACGCACCCGCCACCCCGGGGAAGGATATGCTGGAGATCTTCGACGCAGCCGGTGCGGGTAATCTCTCTGCGCTGTATGTCGTCGGCTCTAACCCTGTTCTGCGCTATGGCGTAGAAGCTGCCGCGCTCAAGAACACCTTCGTCGTTGTGCAGGATATGTTCATGACGGAGACGGCAGTGCTGGCGGACGTCGTGCTCCCGGCCTCAAACCTCTACGAAAAATCCGGCTCCGTCACCAACCACTACGGTGACGTGCAGCAGGTCAAGAAGGCAGCCGACCGCGCCGGTGTCCGCTCGGACTTCGAGATGATCGTCCGCATTGCTGACCGCATGGGTGCGCACATCCAGTCGCTCGTCCCCTTCGGCAAGAACGTTGCCGGAACACGTGCCGACATGGGCCAGACCCGCGGTGCACAGTCCGGTGAGGCCGATCGCCACGCAGTATGGCTCACCGCGCACAGCCTGGAGCCGCGCCTCAGCCCGTTCGATACGACGGCCATCCTCGACGAGATCCAGCGGCTCGTACCCGGCTATGACAAGCTGCTCCGCCTTCAACTTCTCAGCGGCAACGATCAGCACCTGGAGCCCGCAGCAAATCTCGTACAAATCAGCACAACCCGCCGCGACCTCGTGCTTCCCTCGGGCGACACGCTCTTTACCTCCGGCACTCTCGGCCACTACTCCGCCATGCTCCTCGACCTGCAGGAGAACGAGTCCCGCAAGCACATTGAACTCAACCAGACGGCCGCAGACTAACCCTGAAAGAAGAGAATGCCTAACCTTTCCGACTTCCAAGTCTGCTTCCTGATTACGGTTCTCAAGATCGTCGTGGTGCTCGTCATCACGCTGACTGCCGTTGCGTATACCGTGCTGCTGGAGCGCAAGGTCATCGGCCGCATGCAGAACCGCTGGGGACCCTCGCGCGTTGGGCCGTTCGGCCTGCTGCAGCCGCTTGCGGACGGGATCAAGCTGTTCCTCAAGGAAGACCTGACGCCGATGCTGGTGCAGAAGCCGCTCTTCCTCGTCGCCCCGATCATCGCTCTCGGCTGTGCGCTCACCTCCATTGCGGTCGTGCCGTTCGGCACGCTCACTACCTTTAAGGGCGTGGATCTGTTTGAGATCGCCAACGTCAACATTGGCTTGCTCGTCATCCTCGGCATTACGAGTATCGGCGTGTACGGCATCGCTCTGTCTGGCTGGAGCTCGAATAACAAGTACGCGCTGCTCGGCAGCCTCCGCGCCACCAGCCAGGTCATCTCGTATGAACTTGCTCTCGGCCTTTCGCTCGTAGGCGTCGTCCTCCGCGCGGGTTCGCTCAACCTCCGCACCATCGTGGACAGCCAGTCCGCTCACGGGGCGCTCTCCTGGAATATCCTGGGCGGCTTCCAGATCGTCGCCTTCTTCATCTACCTGATGGCCGCCTACGCCGAGACCAACCGCTCGCCGTTCGACCTTCCCGAGGCTGAATCCGAGCTCGTCGCCGGGTATCACACCGAGTACAGCTCCATGAAGTTCGCCATGTTCTTCATGGCCGAGTACGCCAACATGATCACCGTCGCCTGCGTGGCCACGCTGCTCTTCTTCGGCGGCGCGTCCAGCCCATTCGGCCATCTCTTCCCGGACTTCGGCGGCCCCTGGGTTCACGCCGGCCTGTCCATTTTCTGGTTCGTCGCCAAGATCTTCGCGTTCCTGTTTCTCTATATCTGGGTCCGCTCTACCCTCCCCCGCTTCCGCTACGACCAGCTCATGGGCTTCGGCTGGAAGTTCCTGATGCCGGTGGCGATCCTCAACATTCTCGCTACCAGCCTCGTCCTCGCCTTCAAGGGCTAACGTTTACAATCGTCTGAAGCCCAAAACGCACCTTTGCACGAACCGGGAGAAACCACCCAGCCCATGCAACTCGCACTCTTCATCATCTTCGCCGCACTGGCCATTGCAGGAGCTCTCAATCTCCTTCTGCAGCGCCATCCCATCAACTCGGCCCTTTCCCTCGTCGTCGTCATGATGTCCCTCGCGGTCCTTTACTGGACGCTTGGCGCGGAGTTCCTTGCCGCCGCCCAGGTCATCGTCTACGCCGGCGCCATCATGGTGCTGTTCGTCTTCGTCGTTATGCTGCTCAACGCGGGGGAAGAAGAGCGCACCACCGGCAGCCGGGCGGCATACCTCGCCGGCGTCCCCGGAGCCACGGCTGTCTTCTGCCTGCTCAGCTTCGTCTTCCTTACGGAATCCAAGGCCATCGGCAATGCGACGCTCGGCGGCATGCTCTCGGGCGGCGTCAACAACATCGCGGAGATCTCGCAAGTCCTGTTCACCAGGCTCCTGCTCCCGTTTGAGGTCACCAGCGTCCTCATCCTCGTCGCCATCCTCGGGGCTGTCGTTCTCGCCCGCAAGACAGAGCCTGAAGAGGAAGGTAAATAGTGATCGTCCCCATCTCCGCCTACCTCATCCTCGCCGCGATTCTCTTCTCCATCGGCATCGCCGCCTTCCTCATCAAGCGCAACGTCATCAGCGTCTTCATGTCGATCGAGCTGATGCTCAACGCGGTCAACCTTACCTTTGTCGCCTTCGCGCATCGCTGGCACGCGGTCTCCGGACAGATCTTCGTCTTCTTCGTCATGGTCGTCGCAGCCGCGGAAGCAGCCGTCGGACTGGCCATCATCATCGCCATCTTCCGCACCCGCCAGACCCTCAACGTCGACCAGATCAACCTCATGAAGAACTAGGGCGCCCTGACCTCAATGAATCCCAACACTCTCTGGCTCATCCCGCTCAGCCCTCTCCTCGGCTTCCTCATCAACGGAACCGTCGGCCGCAAGCTGCCGCGTCCCTTCGTCACGGCCATCGCGCTCATCGCGACCATCATCCCCGCCGTCAAGGTCTTCCAGCTCTGGCTCTTCATGAAGTTCGCGGCGGACGGGCCCCTGACGATGTCCGTCGTCTCCCGGCCGTGGATCGACATCACTAACTTTCACGTAGACTTCGCGCTCTCGGTCGACCACCTCACGCTCATCATGCTGGGCGTCGTCACCGGCGTCGGCTTCCTCATCCACCTCTACGCCGCCGGCTACATGGCGCATGAGGATGGATACTGGCGCTTCTTCGCTTACCTCAACCTCTTCATGTTCTTCATGTCGGTACTGGTTCTGGCTGATAGTTTCTTGCTCTTGTTTGTAGGCTGGGAGGGCGTGGGTCTCGCCTCCTACCTGCTCATCGGCTTCTACTTCACCAAGACCTCCGCGGCCAACGCCGGCAAAAAAGCCTTCATCCTCAACCGCGTCGGCGACTTCGGCTTCCTGCTCGCGATGTTCCTGCTCATCGCCCACTTCGGCACCTTGAGCTTCTCTGAGGTCTTCGCAAGCATCACCGCGAACCCCGGCCTGCATGGCGGCTTCCTGACTGCCATCGCCTTGTTGCTGCTCGTGGGAGCCGCGGGTAAATCCGCACAGATTCCCCTCTATGTCTGGCTCCCGGACGCGATGGAAGGGCCTACTCCAGTTTCCGCGTTGATTCACGCGGCAACCATGGTCACGGCCGGCGTCTACATGGTCGCCCGCTGCCATACACTGTTTGATCGCTCGCCCTTCGCCCTCGCCGTCGTAGCCTGCATCGGCGCGGCGACGGCCATCTTCGCCGCCTGCATCGCGCTGGTGCAGCATGATATCAAGCGCGTTCTGGCTTACTCGACCGTCTCCCAGCTTGGCTATATGTTCCTCGCCTGCGGCGTCGGGGCCTATACCGCCGGCATCTTCCACGTCCTCACCCACGCTTTCTTCAAGGCCCTGCTCTTCCTCGCCGCTGGCTCCGTCATCCATGCCTTGTCTGGAGAGCAGGACATGCGTGTCATGGGCGGCCTCCGCAAGCGCATCCCGGTCACCTTCTGGACGATGACGATGGGCGTCTTCGCCATCGCCGGGATACCGCCGCTCGCGGGCTTCTTCTCCAAGGACGAGATCCTTTTCCAGGCATACTCCTGGACCGCTTACCCGGCGCTCGGTAAGCTCCTCTGGCTCGTCGGCCTCATCACCGCAGGCATGACCAGCTTCTATATGTTCCGCCTCTGGTTCAAGACCTTCTTCGGAGCAGAGCGCTTCGATGAACACCACCTGGGCGACACCTCACACAACGCCGAGCACGACGACTCTGAGGCCACGCACTCACACGGAGTCCATGAGTCATCCTGGATCATGCTCGCTCCGCTGGTCATCCTCGCAATCCTCTCCGTAGTCGGCGGATGGGTGGGAGTACCCGCAGCCCTCGGCGGGCACAATGAGATCGAGCACTTCCTCGAGCCCGTCTTCGCCAGCGGCATCGCAGAGCCTCTCGCAGTTGCCTCACACGGCTCAGAGATCGGCCTTGCCGCAGTCTCGGTCATCACCGCGCTGCTCGGCTTCATGCTGGCCTACCTCTGGTATTACAAGAAGCCCGGCACCGCCGCTGCACTCGCGCAGCGCTTCCCTCATCCTTACAACCTCGTCGCCAACAAGTTCTTCGTCGACGAGATCTACAACGCCATCTTCGTCACCGGTCTGCTCGGCTTCACCCGCATCTTCCTTAAAGGCTTCGACTCCATCGTGGTCGACGGCTTCGGCAAGTTCGCCGGCTGGGTCGCCTTCGACTTCGGTGAAGTCACCCGCCGCATTCAATCCGGCAACATCCGTTCCTACGCCGGCTGGTTAGCCCTTGGAGCCGCCGCTGTCATGGTCGTCATGATCTTTGGGCGATTCTGGGTATAGAAAAAGCTTCTTGGCAAAGTCTGTTGCTCTTGTCCTTGTATTTGCGAAGCACTCACCACTAAGCACTAGCCACTGCATTACTAGGAACTGCATTCCTATGAACATCGATACCTCAATCCTGACCCTCATCATCGCCGTCCCGCTCGCAGGCGCAGCCGTCCTTGCGCTCCTGCCCGATCGCGGAAACATTCAGAAGTTCGGCGCGCTGATCGTCACCCTCTTCACCCTGCTCTGCACGCTGCATCTGCCCGCGCACTTCAACGGCGCGGCCCCCGCCGGCTCCTTCCAGTTCGTCATCGATCACGACTGGATCACCGCGCCCAGCATCCGTTACCACCTCGGTGTGGACGCGATGAGCATGTGGCTCGTCGTCCTGACCGCCTTCCTCGCGCCGCTCGGCGTCCTGGCCTCGTGGAAGATTCCCAGCATCAACGAGCGCGCCAAGACCTTCTACGTCCTCTTCCTGCTCCAGCAGGTCGCCATGCTCGGCCTCTTCCTTGCGCTGGATCTCTTCCTCTACTACGCCTTCTTCGAGCTCTCGCTGGTCCCCATGACCATCCTGATCGCCACCTTCGGCCGCACCAAGAACCGCCGCCCCGCAGCGATCAAGTACTTCGTCTACAACTTCATTCCCTCCGCCATCCTCCTCGTCGGCATCCTCTGGCTCTACGTCAAGACCGGCACCTTCCAGTTCCCTGCCCTCGCCGGCCTGGCAGCCGCTCACAACATCTCGCCCAACGGCTCCGCGCTCGGGCTTGCGTCCCTCGCCTTCCTCATCGCCTTCTGCGTCAAGGTTCCGGTCTTCCCGCTGCACGGCTGGCTGAAGGACGCCATCGTAGAAGCGCCCACCGCGGCTGTCATGGTGCTGGCCGGCAAGACCGGCCTCTACTCCATCCTGCGGTTCTCCTTCGGCATCTTTCCGGAGCAGTCTCACCACATCGCTCCGCTGATGCTCGCGCTGGGAGCCATCGGCATCGTCTACGGTGCGCTCATCGCCACCACGCGCAACGACCTCAAAGAGCTTGCCGCGTACTCCACGCTCTCGCACCTCTCGTTCATCACGCTCGGCATCTTCGGCTTCACCATCGCGGGGCTGGACGGCGGCATCTACCAGATCCTGAACCACGGCATCTCCGGCAGCGCGCTCTTCCTGCTGCTCGGCTTCCTGTACGAGCGCTATGGCACCTACGACATGCGCGACCTGGGCGGCCTGGCCCAGAAGCTTCCGTGGATGGTGACTCTTTACGTCATCACCACCCTTTCCGTGATCGGGCTCCCCGGCCTGAACAGCTTCGTCGGCGAGTTCCTCGTCCTCTCCGGCTCCATGCAGGCTGCCTTCGCGCATCACGTCTTCTGGACCGTGCTGGCAACCACCGGCGTCATCCTCTCCGCGGCCTACATGCTCATCATGATTCAGCGCGTCTTCTACGGCCACCTGGGCGTGACGAGCTCCGGTCAGCCCTCCATCGATCTCAACGCACGCGAGCACACCGCTCTCTGGCCGCTCGTCGCCGTCATGGTCCTCATGGGCGTTTCGAGCCCCTACTGGCTGCACACCATCGACACCAACGGCGTGGCCATGAGTCTGCAGCGCACCGCCGCTCCGGCTGAAGCCCCCGCCACCCGCATCGAGTCCGAGTCCTACCCCAAGCCCGTCTTCGTCGATCCAGCCCTGGGCGCAGCCGCCCTGCACCAGCAGCCCGAGCCCGCCCTGAAGGGAGCCCGCTACTAATGAACCCGAACACCCTTGCCCTGCTCCCCGAGATCATCCTCACCGTCGCCGGCGTACTCATCATGGTCGCCGAGCCCTGCATCGCGCCCGGCAAATCCCGCCGCGGTCTCGGCTGGCTCGCCATCGTCTCCGCAGCCGCCTCCGCCGTAGCCAGCGTCTACCAGCTCAACGTCACGCGGGCCACGCTTGCGCCCATCCACGCCTTCTCCGGGACCATCCAGGTCGACGCGTTCTCCGTCTTCTTCCATCTGCTCATCGCTGGGATCGTCGTCGTCTCCCTGCTCGGCTCGCTCGACTTCTTCGACCGCCCCGACGGACACGCCGGTGAGTACTTCGCGCTCGTGCTCTTCGGCGCAGTGGGCATGATGTTCATGACCTCTGCCACTGAGCTGCTGATGGTGTTCGTCGGCCTCGAGATCTCCTCCATCTCCTCCTACATCCTCTGCGGCTTCCGCAAGGGCATCGCCACCGGCTCCGAGTCCTCGCTCAAGTACTTCCTGCTCGGCAGCTTCTCCACCGCCTTCTTCCTGTACGGCATCGCACTGGCCTTCGGCGCGACCGGCAGCACCTCCATCGCGGCCATTGCGATGGCGCTTTCGGTCGGCACAAACACCCCGCACCTCGCGTTCCTGGCGCTGGGCATGATCGTCATCGGGCTCGGCTTCAAGGTCTCCGCCGCTCCCTTCCACGTATGGACCCCGGACGTCTACCAGGGCGCACCTGCCCCCGTCGTCGGGCTCATGTCGACCGGCCCCAAGGCCGCAGCGTTCGCCGTGCTGATCCGCATCACCTTCATCGGCTTCCCCACCATCGAACACCGCTGGGCCGCACTGCTCTGGATTCTCGCCGCCCTCTCCATGACCATCGGCAACCTGGGCGCGCTCATGCAGAAGAACGTCAAACGCATGCTGGCGTACAGCTCCATCGCGCACGCCGGCTACCTCCTCGCCGCCTTCACCGCGCTGCCCAGCCGCGGCATCTCGGCCGCCTGCTTCTACACAGCGACCTACGCGGCCATGAACGTCGGAGCCTTCGCCGTCGTCACCCAGCTCGCAGGATATGACGAGCATCACCGCACCGTGGAAGACTTCACCGGCGCAGCCCTTCGCCGTCCATGGCTCGGTGCGTTGCTCTCCTTCTTCCTCCTCTCGTTGATCGGAATCCCCTTCACAGGCGGCTTCTTCGGCAAGTTCTACGTCTTCACCGCGGTCGTAGGCGGCGGGCACACGTGGCTTGCTATCGTTGGCCTGCTGAACTCCGGCCTGGCCTGCGTCTATTACCTCCGCCTCCTGGCCGCGCTCTACACCCGCCACCCGCATGAGAAGGGCAACGATCGCGCCGTCTTCACCAAGCTCTCGCTCCCGGCGGCCCTGGGCCTCGCAGGCAGCGCCCTGGCGACGCTCGCGCTGGGCATCATCCCCGGCCGCACCCTGGACCTCACCAACGCCGCCGCAGCCGACCTCCTGGCCCCCAACACCGCACCCTACACCAGCGCCAACTGCCCCGCCATCCAGAGCTCCAACACCCCGGACTGCCAACCCGAATAGGCGGGTATATAGTCGGGGCTACGCCTGTCCTTCCAGCCGTGTAGAACGAGGCAACCCAGATGCCTGACCGCCCGCTCCTCGATTGCACGAACTGCGAGCACCGTTCGCTGCGGATGTTTTGCAATCTGGATGAGCAAGCTCTCCAGCACTACGCCGCAATCGGCAGCGAGGCTAACTACCAGAGGGGCGTGATGCTCTTCCGTGAAGGTGGGCGGAGTGACGGCGTCTTTGTCGTCTGCACCGGCCAGGTCAAGCTGTCCTGCACGTCCAAGGAAGGTAAGACCCTCATCCTGAAGATCGCCATGCCGGGTGATGTGCTTGGCCTGAGTGCCGTGATCTCTGGATCTCCCTATGAGGTCTCGGCTGAGACGGTAGAGCCTACGCAGGTCAAACACATCCAGCGTGATGCCTTTCTCAAGTTCATCGATCGGTTCGGCGAAGGCAGCCTTCATGTCGCGAAGGCACTGTCAGCAGACTACAAAACGGCGTTCTTCGATGCCCGCCGACTGGCTCTCTCCGGTTCGGCGGCGGGCAGACTCGCTGGAGTCCTGCTGGACTGGGGTAAAAGTGCGGGCTCCTGCGGAAAGTTCGAGATGCGCTTTACGATGGCGCTGACGCATGAGGAGCTAGCGAACCTCGTCGGCACCTCTCGCGAGACCATCACCCGCACCTTGACGCGTTTCAAGAAGGAAAGCCTGATCCAGATAAAGGGTTCTTCGATCCTGATCACCGCGCCCGAGTTGCTGGAGAAGATCGCCGTCTGATCCGTTGACCGAAGCGGTGACAGATCACAAACACGTGTGATGCGCATCACTGAGACCTGCTCCCAACAAGCGGAGGATGGACTCAGGAGCAAACACATGAAAGCTTTTCAGCAATATTGGACGTTTTCCGCGATCCGTGGAGCGATGACCATCCTGGCTTCATGCTTCATCCTCGCCCTCCCTCTCACGACCTCATCCATGCTGTCCCTGCCGGTTCTCGTCGCTTTGGCGATCGACTGCCTCGCGACCTACACCATCTTCGATGGCGCGGTGATGATCCTGCTGGAGAGGTTGATGCCCACGCGCGCCACGAATCGCCGCATCCTGTACGGACAGGCTGGGATTGCGCTCGTGCTCGGAACCACGTTTTACCTTTTCGGATACGGCATGTTGAATCAGTCATGGCTCTTATGGATCGTGGCGGCACAGGCGGCGATGGCGGCTGGAGCTGAATTTCTCATCGCACGAAACACCCATCAGGAGTACGGCTGCCTGTCCTGTTACAGCACCTCGATGGTGCTCGGGCTTTGCGCTGTATTTCTCCCTTTTGCCAACGGGCTGAACGCAACCGATACGTCCTACGTTCTGGCCGCCTATGTGGGTCTGTACGGAGCGAGTGAACTGTTCCTGGGCGGCCGGATGCTCTTTGCGGAGTATCGCAGTGAACACCCGGCAGCAGTCGCCTCCGAGGCTTGGAAGGTGGCCATGCTGGAGCCGGAGGCCGCACCTCTGCTTCCGCTTGCCGCGCGCAGAATCTGCTCGAACTGTGTCGAGTGCCCGGCCGACTCGCTCTGCCATGACAACTCCCTGTCAGGGCAGGTCGGAATGGTGCTGGCGGAGCGCCGTCCGGCGATCGTCGTGTCCACGAGAGTTGTCGCGTCGCTTAGCAAACAACCACACCCTGTTGCAGCCTAACCGCCGCTTAAACAACAAAGCCCCCGCACCAAGGCGGGGGCTTTGTTCTTTGCTGAGAAGCTTACTTGACCTTCAGGAAGATGATGACGAAGGTGAAGAGAGCCAGGGACTCGATGAACGCGAGACCAAGGATCAGGAAGATGAAGATGCCAGGACGAGCGCCCGGGTTACGTGCCAGAGCCTCGGTTGCCGAAGCCGTCGCGCGGCCCTGTCCGAGTCCGCAAAGACCAGCCGCAAGGGCCATGCCGATACCGGCGCCGATTGAAACCCACCAGTGGCTCTCATCTGCAGCGCCCTGAGCGAACGCGGGAACGGCCAACATCATCGCCGCCAACGTCATAAAGAAGTACTTGCCTGCCTGCAACATACGATTC is a window of Granulicella tundricola MP5ACTX9 DNA encoding:
- a CDS encoding ATP synthase F0 subunit C; its protein translation is MNRMLQAGKYFFMTLAAMMLAVPAFAQGAADESHWWVSIGAGIGMALAAGLCGLGQGRATASATEALARNPGARPGIFIFLILGLAFIESLALFTFVIIFLKVK
- a CDS encoding Crp/Fnr family transcriptional regulator: MPDRPLLDCTNCEHRSLRMFCNLDEQALQHYAAIGSEANYQRGVMLFREGGRSDGVFVVCTGQVKLSCTSKEGKTLILKIAMPGDVLGLSAVISGSPYEVSAETVEPTQVKHIQRDAFLKFIDRFGEGSLHVAKALSADYKTAFFDARRLALSGSAAGRLAGVLLDWGKSAGSCGKFEMRFTMALTHEELANLVGTSRETITRTLTRFKKESLIQIKGSSILITAPELLEKIAV
- a CDS encoding NADH-quinone oxidoreductase subunit N, translating into MNPNTLALLPEIILTVAGVLIMVAEPCIAPGKSRRGLGWLAIVSAAASAVASVYQLNVTRATLAPIHAFSGTIQVDAFSVFFHLLIAGIVVVSLLGSLDFFDRPDGHAGEYFALVLFGAVGMMFMTSATELLMVFVGLEISSISSYILCGFRKGIATGSESSLKYFLLGSFSTAFFLYGIALAFGATGSTSIAAIAMALSVGTNTPHLAFLALGMIVIGLGFKVSAAPFHVWTPDVYQGAPAPVVGLMSTGPKAAAFAVLIRITFIGFPTIEHRWAALLWILAALSMTIGNLGALMQKNVKRMLAYSSIAHAGYLLAAFTALPSRGISAACFYTATYAAMNVGAFAVVTQLAGYDEHHRTVEDFTGAALRRPWLGALLSFFLLSLIGIPFTGGFFGKFYVFTAVVGGGHTWLAIVGLLNSGLACVYYLRLLAALYTRHPHEKGNDRAVFTKLSLPAALGLAGSALATLALGIIPGRTLDLTNAAAADLLAPNTAPYTSANCPAIQSSNTPDCQPE
- a CDS encoding complex I subunit 4 family protein encodes the protein MNIDTSILTLIIAVPLAGAAVLALLPDRGNIQKFGALIVTLFTLLCTLHLPAHFNGAAPAGSFQFVIDHDWITAPSIRYHLGVDAMSMWLVVLTAFLAPLGVLASWKIPSINERAKTFYVLFLLQQVAMLGLFLALDLFLYYAFFELSLVPMTILIATFGRTKNRRPAAIKYFVYNFIPSAILLVGILWLYVKTGTFQFPALAGLAAAHNISPNGSALGLASLAFLIAFCVKVPVFPLHGWLKDAIVEAPTAAVMVLAGKTGLYSILRFSFGIFPEQSHHIAPLMLALGAIGIVYGALIATTRNDLKELAAYSTLSHLSFITLGIFGFTIAGLDGGIYQILNHGISGSALFLLLGFLYERYGTYDMRDLGGLAQKLPWMVTLYVITTLSVIGLPGLNSFVGEFLVLSGSMQAAFAHHVFWTVLATTGVILSAAYMLIMIQRVFYGHLGVTSSGQPSIDLNAREHTALWPLVAVMVLMGVSSPYWLHTIDTNGVAMSLQRTAAPAEAPATRIESESYPKPVFVDPALGAAALHQQPEPALKGARY